The proteins below are encoded in one region of Oncorhynchus gorbuscha isolate QuinsamMale2020 ecotype Even-year linkage group LG01, OgorEven_v1.0, whole genome shotgun sequence:
- the LOC124016279 gene encoding ropporin-1-like isoform X1 yields the protein MSRPNSSGSGCSHTGMSVHIPQELPDFLLQFTKDAIRAQPEDIIEYSTAYFTAMVKGQPFSVKPNPETKLELTNEILGILHSQLSERETVRKLEIGLIWKSLNMPENTLNHILSMGKFGEEIEWNKFLASCCSYLGKNVKDALTQACYIMNCDSNCKPPDACVSFETFRFLYTYLAVGSENISQSQIDRVLSYLQKRAISNNGVVKVSDFINNRKLRLDPTN from the exons ATGTCTAGGCCTAATTCAAGTGGAAGTGGATGCAGTCACACTGGAATGAGTGTTCATATTCCACAAGAGTTGCCAGACTTTTTGCTGCAGTTCACCAAAGATGCCATCAGAGCTCAGCCAGAGGATATTATTGAGTATTCCACTGC GTACTTCACAGCAATGGTGAAAGGACAGCCTTTTTCAGTAAAGCCAAATCCTGAAACCAAACTGGAACTGACAAATGAGATATTGGGAATTCTACATTCCCAG TTATCTGAAAGGGAGACCGTTAGAAAGTTGGAGATTGGGCTCATATGGAAAAGTTTGAATATGCCAGAGAATACCTTGAACCACATCCTTTCAATGGGAAAGTTTGGTGAAGAAATTGAATGGAATAAATTCCTTGCTTCATGCTGCAGTTATCTTGGAAAG AATGTCAAAGATGCCTTGACTCAGGCCTGCTACATAATGAACTGCGATTCCAACTGTAAGCCTCCAGATGCATGTGTGTCCTTTGAAACCTTCCGGTTTCTCTACACCTACCTGGCAGTTGGGAGTGAGAACATCTCACAGTCGCAGATTGACAGAGTTCTCAGCTATCTGCAAAAGAGAGC GATCTCGAACAACGGTGTGGTAAAAGTATCAGACTTCATCAACAATCGCAAATTGCGTCTGGATCCAACTAACTGA
- the LOC124016279 gene encoding ropporin-1-like isoform X2, producing MSRPNSSGSGCSHTGMSVHIPQELPDFLLQFTKDAIRAQPEDIIEYSTAYFTAMVKGQPFSVKPNPETKLELTNEILGILHSQLSERETVRKLEIGLIWKSLNMPENTLNHILSMGKFGEEIEWNKFLASCCSYLGKPPDACVSFETFRFLYTYLAVGSENISQSQIDRVLSYLQKRAISNNGVVKVSDFINNRKLRLDPTN from the exons ATGTCTAGGCCTAATTCAAGTGGAAGTGGATGCAGTCACACTGGAATGAGTGTTCATATTCCACAAGAGTTGCCAGACTTTTTGCTGCAGTTCACCAAAGATGCCATCAGAGCTCAGCCAGAGGATATTATTGAGTATTCCACTGC GTACTTCACAGCAATGGTGAAAGGACAGCCTTTTTCAGTAAAGCCAAATCCTGAAACCAAACTGGAACTGACAAATGAGATATTGGGAATTCTACATTCCCAG TTATCTGAAAGGGAGACCGTTAGAAAGTTGGAGATTGGGCTCATATGGAAAAGTTTGAATATGCCAGAGAATACCTTGAACCACATCCTTTCAATGGGAAAGTTTGGTGAAGAAATTGAATGGAATAAATTCCTTGCTTCATGCTGCAGTTATCTTGGAAAG CCTCCAGATGCATGTGTGTCCTTTGAAACCTTCCGGTTTCTCTACACCTACCTGGCAGTTGGGAGTGAGAACATCTCACAGTCGCAGATTGACAGAGTTCTCAGCTATCTGCAAAAGAGAGC GATCTCGAACAACGGTGTGGTAAAAGTATCAGACTTCATCAACAATCGCAAATTGCGTCTGGATCCAACTAACTGA